Proteins from one Cicer arietinum cultivar CDC Frontier isolate Library 1 chromosome 3, Cicar.CDCFrontier_v2.0, whole genome shotgun sequence genomic window:
- the LOC101489377 gene encoding uncharacterized protein, giving the protein MMDDGATYQSEPQKPVWCERKQAVVHEEIMRMNQLPAKSTYVAHRLKVLNKILQLMSVQRTVSQEKELELLFAGLSL; this is encoded by the exons ATGATGGATGATGGAGCTACTTATCAGTCTGAACCACAAAAACCAGTATGGTGTGAGAGAAAACAGGCCGTAGTACATGAAGAAATAATGAGAATGAATCAACTGCCTGCAAAAAGCACCTATGTTGCACATCGTTTAAAGGTTCTTAATAAAATTCTGCAACTTATGTCAGTTCAG AGAACCGTGTCTCAGGAGAAGGAGCTGGAGTTGCTTTTTGCTGGTCTTTCTTTGTGA
- the LOC101489045 gene encoding uncharacterized protein: MWAASCLASCCAACACDACRTVVSGISRRSARIAYCGLFALSLVVAWILREVAAPLMESIPWINHFKQTPSREWFETDAVLRVSLGNFLFFTILATLMIGVKTQKDPRDGLHHGGWMMKIICWCLMVIFMFFLPNEIISFYETISKFGSGMFLLVQVVLLLDFVHGWNDKWVGFDEQFWYVALFVVSLVCYVATFVFSGVLFHFFTPSGQDCGINIFFISMTLMLAFIFAIVALHPSVNGSVLPASVISLYCTYLCYSALASEPRDYECNGLHKHSKAVSTGTLTLGLVTTVLSVVYSAVRAGSSATVLSPPSSPRAGKPLLPLDVKEEESNEKAKPVTYSYAFFHLIFSLASMYSAMLLTGWSTSVGESGKLVDVGWPSVWVRIVTCWATALLYLWSLVAPIMFPEREF; this comes from the exons ATGTGGGCTGCTTCGTGCCTTGCGTCATGCTGCGCGGCCTGCGCATGCGACGCTTGCAGGACCGTCGTTTCGGGGATCAGCCGTCGTTCAGCCAGGATCGCTTACTGCGGTCTCTTCGCTCTCTCTCTCGTCGTTGCTTGGATCCTCCGCGAAGTCGCTGCTCCTCTCATGGAGTCTATCCCCT GGATTAATCATTTCAAACAAACTCCGAGCCGTGAGTGGTTTGAGACTGACGCAGTTCTTCGTGTTAGCTTgggaaattttctatttttcactATTCTGGCTACTCTAATGATTGGTGTCAAAACTCAGAAGGATCCTCGTGATGGCTTGCACCATGGGGGTTGGATGATGAAAATCATCTGTTGGTGCCTTATGGTTATCTTTATGTTCTTCCTTCCAAACGAGATCATCAGCTTTTATG AAACAATATCAAAGTTTGGTTCGGGTATGTTTCTTCTTGTTCAAGTTGTGCTCTTGTTGGATTTTGTTCATGGATGGAATGACAAATGGGTTGGATTTGATGAACAATTCTG GTATGTTGCTTTATTTGTTGTTTCGCTTGTTTGCTATGTGGCCACATTTGTGTTCTCGGGAGTTCTCTTTCACTTCTTCACGCCATCTGGGCAAGACTGTGGAatcaatatcttttttatttctatgaCCTTGATGCTTGCATTTATTTTTGCCATAGTAGCTTTGCATCCTTCA GTTAATGGAAGTGTTTTGCCTGCTTCGGTAATATCATTATATTGCACTTATCTGTGCTATAGTGCACTGGCTAGTGAACCCAGAGATTACGAGTGCAATGGTCTTCACAAACACTCAAAAGCTGTTTCCACTGGCACTCTTACTTTGGGATTAGTCACAACAGTTCTATCAGTTGTGTATTCTGCTGTGCGTGCTGGATCTTCCGCCACAGTGCTTTCTCCACCAAGCTCTCCTCGTGCCG GGAAGCCTTTGCTTCCTTTGGATGTTAAGGAGGAAGAAAGTAATGAGAAAGCAAAGCCAGTTACATATTCATATGCCTTCTTCCACTTGATTTTCTCTCTTGCTAGCATGTATTCTGCAATGCTTCTGACAGGTTGGTCTACCTCTGTTGGAGAGAGTGGTAAGTTGGTTGACGTGGGGTGGCCTTCAGTTTGGGTTCGGATTGTCACTTGCTGGGCAACTGCCCTGCTATACTTATGGTCTCTTGTAGCTCCTATCATGTTCCCAGAGAGGGAGTTTTGA